A DNA window from Candidatus Methylomirabilota bacterium contains the following coding sequences:
- the miaB gene encoding tRNA (N6-isopentenyl adenosine(37)-C2)-methylthiotransferase MiaB — protein sequence MAKLKLITFGCQANEADSEKIAGVLAEEGFDLTETAEDADLILLNTCSIREKAEHKVYSLLGTFQRLKAQNPRLKIGLCGCLAQREGERLKTRFPYLDLVAGPGAMIYRIPSLLKGGSNGPVLPRPKEPLPLYTQSPRPRRESTCKAWVSIMEGCNYLCTFCVVPYTRGPERSRPPGDIMAEVEELLRQGYKEITLLGQTVNAYGKNLKPRTRFSDLLKAIDTLSGGRIRVRFMSSHPKDLTPDLIEAIASLDSVCEHLHLPVQAGSDRVLKRMGRLYTREDYLVKARALREVVPDIALSTDFIVGFPGESEEDFRETLSLLEEVRFDSLFAFKYSPRPLTPAAIHPHQVPEEVKTDRLNLLLKRHDQIALEQNTGRVGTIEEVLVEEGPNTKLQRSATGRSRRNQLVHFSEEYLPPGLTVSAVITEAYSHYLKAKSR from the coding sequence ATGGCAAAACTAAAGCTGATCACGTTTGGTTGTCAGGCGAATGAAGCAGACTCAGAGAAGATCGCCGGCGTTCTCGCCGAGGAGGGCTTCGATCTCACGGAGACGGCGGAGGACGCAGACCTCATCCTCCTCAATACCTGTAGCATCCGAGAGAAAGCCGAGCATAAGGTCTACAGCCTTCTCGGTACCTTTCAGAGGCTTAAGGCACAAAACCCTCGCCTCAAAATCGGCCTCTGTGGCTGCTTAGCTCAGCGAGAGGGAGAGAGGCTGAAGACGCGTTTTCCCTATCTCGACCTGGTAGCCGGCCCCGGAGCCATGATATACCGTATCCCAAGTCTCCTGAAAGGCGGTTCCAACGGACCGGTTCTTCCTCGGCCGAAGGAGCCGCTCCCCCTCTACACTCAATCTCCCCGTCCTCGGCGGGAGAGTACGTGCAAAGCCTGGGTCAGCATCATGGAGGGTTGCAATTACCTGTGTACCTTCTGTGTCGTCCCGTATACCCGAGGACCGGAGCGGAGCCGTCCTCCCGGGGATATCATGGCAGAGGTAGAAGAGTTGTTGAGACAGGGATACAAAGAAATCACCCTGCTCGGGCAGACCGTCAACGCATACGGCAAGAATTTGAAACCCCGGACACGTTTTTCTGACCTTCTCAAAGCGATCGATACCTTGTCAGGAGGAAGAATTCGGGTTCGCTTCATGAGCTCTCACCCGAAGGATCTTACCCCGGATCTCATTGAGGCAATTGCCAGCTTGGATAGCGTCTGCGAACACCTGCATCTGCCGGTTCAGGCAGGCTCCGACCGGGTGCTAAAGCGCATGGGCCGGCTCTATACCCGAGAGGACTATTTGGTAAAAGCGCGGGCGCTGAGAGAGGTGGTACCGGACATTGCTCTCTCTACTGACTTTATCGTCGGCTTTCCTGGGGAAAGCGAAGAGGATTTTCGTGAAACGCTGAGCCTCTTAGAGGAGGTTCGCTTTGATAGTCTCTTTGCCTTCAAGTACTCACCTCGGCCCCTCACCCCTGCCGCGATCCATCCTCATCAGGTCCCGGAAGAGGTCAAGACCGATCGGTTAAATCTGCTCCTCAAACGCCATGATCAGATTGCGTTAGAGCAGAATACGGGACGAGTGGGCACGATCGAAGAGGTCTTGGTGGAAGAGGGACCAAACACAAAACTCCAACGCTCAGCTACGGGGCGAAGCCGGCGGAATCAACTCGTCCACTTCTCGGAAGAATACCTCCCACCCGGCCTTACGGTTTCTGCTGTTATCACTGAGGCTTATAGCCACTACCTTAAAGCAAAAAGTCGATAA
- a CDS encoding integration host factor subunit alpha, which yields MTKADLAALVAEKGLTKKQAMEAVEATFEAIKDALSKGEKIQLVGFGSFQVRAKRARKGRNPQTGSEIVISARKILKFKPGKALQQSVNVQG from the coding sequence ATGACCAAAGCAGACCTCGCTGCGCTCGTGGCAGAGAAAGGGTTAACCAAAAAACAGGCAATGGAGGCGGTGGAGGCTACCTTCGAGGCCATCAAGGATGCCTTGAGTAAAGGGGAGAAGATCCAATTGGTTGGATTCGGATCTTTTCAAGTCCGGGCCAAGCGAGCCCGAAAAGGACGGAATCCCCAAACGGGATCGGAGATAGTTATCTCTGCCCGCAAGATACTCAAATTCAAGCCGGGCAAGGCCCTTCAGCAGTCCGTAAACGTCCAGGGCTAG
- a CDS encoding SPOR domain-containing protein, producing the protein MGGALRKAKSPRTEAPPKQIRPAEGPRERPQPNESRPERVKSAEAVQERPKRTETVPRAEKPPTQTRTQKPSSPKLQANPVQGRGQFTVQVASLVINQNALALKNQLEELGYTPVVHMTTAPISQHRVYVGDFSSHEETERMARRLNVDGFPSNLVQGGDGKFRLQVGSYYNLNRAIDLAHTLQEKKYTPKIDSKAVPTSVHQVRVGEYESRAEAFKSLEALKKQGFAPIIVKR; encoded by the coding sequence ATGGGAGGGGCCCTTCGGAAAGCGAAAAGTCCCCGGACAGAGGCGCCGCCGAAACAGATCAGACCAGCGGAGGGCCCGCGCGAGCGCCCTCAGCCAAACGAAAGCCGCCCCGAAAGGGTCAAATCGGCTGAGGCCGTGCAGGAGCGACCAAAGCGAACTGAAACGGTACCTCGTGCAGAAAAACCCCCAACACAGACTCGCACACAGAAACCTTCCAGCCCAAAGCTTCAGGCCAATCCAGTCCAGGGGAGGGGGCAGTTTACTGTTCAAGTCGCCTCTTTGGTCATAAATCAAAATGCTTTGGCTCTCAAGAACCAACTGGAAGAGCTTGGATACACTCCGGTTGTTCACATGACTACTGCCCCGATTTCCCAGCATCGCGTCTACGTGGGAGACTTTAGCAGCCACGAAGAAACAGAGCGGATGGCCAGGAGACTGAACGTGGATGGCTTTCCCTCAAACCTAGTCCAGGGTGGGGACGGAAAGTTTCGTCTGCAGGTCGGGTCATACTATAATCTGAACAGGGCTATCGACTTAGCCCATACTCTCCAAGAGAAGAAGTACACCCCCAAGATTGACTCCAAGGCGGTGCCCACTTCGGTGCATCAGGTGCGGGTCGGGGAGTACGAGAGTCGCGCTGAGGCCTTCAAATCTCTTGAGGCTCTCAAAAAGCAGGGATTTGCCCCGATTATTGTAAAGAGATAA
- a CDS encoding MerR family transcriptional regulator, which translates to MANQTRRNLSSARREARRGLLREVRRKEPIPDKLYFRIGEVARLTGVQPYILRYWESEFPLLQPKKSGTGQRLYRKRDIEIIFKVKELLYDLRYTIAGARRRLQEETEPANLLEQVRRIREGLEALGTLLDRS; encoded by the coding sequence GTGGCGAACCAGACACGGAGAAACCTTTCCTCGGCTCGGCGGGAGGCCAGGCGGGGACTCCTGAGGGAGGTTCGGAGGAAGGAGCCGATTCCGGACAAGCTGTATTTCCGGATCGGTGAGGTGGCTCGCCTCACCGGAGTCCAGCCCTATATTTTGCGGTATTGGGAGTCGGAGTTCCCCCTTCTCCAACCGAAGAAGAGCGGAACGGGCCAACGGCTCTACCGGAAGCGGGACATCGAAATCATTTTCAAGGTCAAGGAGCTCTTGTACGATCTACGTTACACCATCGCCGGAGCGAGACGCCGGCTTCAAGAAGAGACGGAGCCAGCGAATCTCCTCGAGCAGGTTCGACGAATCCGGGAGGGACTGGAGGCCCTTGGAACGCTTTTGGATCGATCATAG
- a CDS encoding dipeptide ABC transporter ATP-binding protein, translated as MDPLLEVKDLRKYFPVKRGVGERVALRAVDGVSFEIRRGETLGLVGESGCGKSTLARLILRLVEPTAGEVYFGKTSVFQTNKEEMRQLRRKMQIVFQDPYSSLNPRMPVEEIVGEGLTIHGLAKGTEKKNRVAELLEMVGLGREHMGRYPHEFSGGQRQRIGIARALAVEPEFLIADEPVSALDVSIQAQVINLFQDLQTELGLTYLFIAHDLRVVKHISDRVAVMYLGQIVEIAEGDELYQNPLHPYTQALLSAIPVTDPQTKKQRIVVEGDPPSPIHIPSGCRFHPRCPKRFERCDQEAPVLREVSSGHWVSCHLY; from the coding sequence ATGGATCCGTTGCTTGAGGTCAAAGATCTGAGGAAATACTTCCCCGTCAAAAGGGGGGTTGGGGAGCGGGTCGCGCTACGCGCGGTGGACGGGGTGAGCTTTGAGATCCGCCGTGGCGAGACCTTGGGCCTGGTGGGGGAGTCCGGGTGCGGCAAATCGACCCTCGCACGCCTCATCCTCAGGCTTGTCGAGCCGACTGCCGGGGAGGTCTATTTTGGGAAGACGTCTGTCTTCCAGACGAACAAGGAGGAAATGCGCCAGCTCCGTCGCAAGATGCAGATCGTCTTCCAGGATCCCTATTCCTCCTTGAACCCCCGGATGCCGGTGGAGGAGATCGTGGGGGAGGGGCTGACCATCCACGGACTCGCCAAAGGAACGGAAAAGAAAAACCGGGTGGCAGAGCTTTTGGAAATGGTGGGACTCGGCCGGGAACATATGGGCCGCTATCCCCATGAGTTCAGCGGCGGCCAACGACAGCGGATCGGGATTGCCCGGGCACTGGCGGTGGAACCGGAATTCTTGATTGCGGACGAGCCGGTCTCCGCCTTAGACGTCTCCATTCAGGCGCAGGTCATCAATCTCTTCCAGGATCTCCAAACGGAACTCGGGCTGACCTACCTTTTCATTGCTCACGACCTTAGGGTGGTAAAGCACATCAGCGATCGGGTCGCCGTCATGTACCTCGGTCAGATTGTGGAGATAGCGGAGGGGGATGAGCTTTACCAGAACCCTCTGCATCCTTATACCCAGGCACTCCTGTCCGCCATCCCGGTGACAGATCCTCAAACTAAGAAGCAGCGGATTGTCGTCGAAGGGGATCCGCCCAGTCCCATCCATATACCATCCGGCTGCCGGTTCCATCCCCGCTGCCCCAAACGGTTTGAGCGGTGCGATCAGGAGGCACCGGTCCTCCGAGAGGTTTCCTCCGGTCATTGGGTGAGCTGCCACTTGTACTGA